A single region of the Drosophila takahashii strain IR98-3 E-12201 chromosome 2R, DtakHiC1v2, whole genome shotgun sequence genome encodes:
- the LOC138912139 gene encoding uncharacterized protein produces MEQQTLKRLIQERGRLKATITRLVSYIENPPPQSTYSGVDAMLERLNQAFKSLEEVTDEMHLYDNVEGFEDPTEDFQTYEEKYLHALTLFASFKSDLQPSAIPQADHNMATLLQQQSEFLQRLSENGTSSLATPPPAAVSLTENPLPKIHIKPFGGDYKEWPAFKDIYESTVHNKTHLGKIQKFHYLKFFIVGEAANLLSHMSITESAYDSSWERLNERYNRPRHIVNSLVDTFMELVAAPNGEVSNLRKLTDGAIKIIRGLDAVGETSRDCWAIHLVLAKIDPDSRRKWIEDTRGAATPTVTDLFKFLDDRCEDFELSQATSAIKLDPGSHTDKPAKTKRALIAVNSGNCDILLGNEQIWSVLSGDKKYDTDGNIIAISSIFGWIITSVAMPHPLTANTLVTTVDINASLQRFWEIEDNTDHKQQDPSHEKVEQHFLTTHSRDPDGKYIVKLPFKHESREFGDSLHGAGSRFYAVERRLQRDMELRKQYSKFMNEYLSLGHMRKLAPEECNTSGKTFYMPHHPVLGKKLLVVFDGSFEDVNGHALNDALHIGPSIQHLHRNFQRIVWRDAPNDPLQHFQLCTVTYGTSCAPFLAVRVLEQLARDHQDEFPTASKIVLEDFYVDDVLTGAETEDEILSRRDELIQLMSKAKLELGKWVSNSSRLSHTIQEELPITSAVKVLGMHWNPQDDVLSYKTSLSTEPEATKRQVLSDVSRIFDPLGILAPVVVQFKILFQELWLLDLDWDSKLPPKLAEWWQTCRDDINCITNLSIPRFVPSESGKIELHGFSDASIKAYAAVVYSRVSNADGTCWVSLMAAKTRGAPLKQQSLPWLELCGALLLTRLLRAVKEGLQHKDIIVHAWCDSTIVLSWLSHTPSKLKTFIANRTSEILDVIPRSAWHHVGSKDNPADCASRGMLAANLMSYELWWKGPHWLHHNDLLASKLRSGNNPNTILDTPVMEGLKSSSLCSRIESKPEASPIECLSLRVSSWTKLIRCTAYVLRFMNRSRMKKRIPSSLTLTFEEISEARIYCLRHAQEGFSSDIHLLKRGKAVANSSTLRTLSPMVCKNGLLRVGGCLSNSLLPEEVMHPIILPKGHRISVLILEHEHRIHLHPGVTALFVIVRQQYWIVGARNMIRKLTHSCHKCFRQRHKTADQYMADLPAVRVRQAYPFENTGCDYAGPLLLKVHKGRNPRKEKGYICLFVCLVSSAIHLELATDLSTETFLATLRRFISRRGKCTHIISDNGRNFVGAKKVLDDIEGIKWSFIPPHAPHWGGKWKSTVRSVKLHLRRVIGNSILTFEQMHTLLAQIECVVNSRPLFATSDTEVSYLSPAHLLIGRPYTSVPEGDLGHIAVNRLDYWQNVQAMLQGFWERWHQEYLTTLQQRPKWNTERKNVATGDMAIIKDSNTLPAAWALARVIEVYPGKDGLVRAVKLRASSGEPVRPISKIAILPNSET; encoded by the exons ATGGAGCAACAGACGCTTAAACGGCTTATCCAAGAACGTGGTCGGCTAAAGGCTACCATAACTCGCTTGGTGAGTTACATCGAGAACCCACCTCCACAGAGCACTTACTCCGGAGTCGATGCCATGCTGGAACGGCTAAATCAAGCATTCAAAAGCCTTGAGGAGGTCACCGACGAAATGCACTTGTACGATAATGTTGAGGGTTTCGAGGATCCTACCGAAGACTTCCAAACGTATGAGGAGAAGTACTTGCACGCGCTTACCTTATTCGCGTCGTTTAAGAGCGATCTTCAGCCAAGCGCCATACCGCAAGCGGATCACAACATGGCCACATTGCTGCAACAGCAAAGTGAGTTCCTTCAGCGACTTTCTGAGAACGGAACATCTTCCTTGGCCACGCCGCCGCCTGCTGCAGTTTCTTTAACTGAAAATCCGTTGCCGAAAATCCACATAAAACCCTTTGGTGGAGACTACAAGGAATGGCCAGCCTTTAAGGATATTTACGAGAGCACCGTCCACAACAAGACTCATCTGGGAAAGATTCAAAAGTTTCACTaccttaaatttttcatagtTGGTGAAGCAGCCAATCTTCTCAGTCACATGTCCATTACGGAATCAGCTTATGATTCATCATGGGAACGCCTCAATGAACGCTATAACCGCCCAAGGCATATCGTGAACTCCTTAGTGGACACCTTCATGGAACTGGTTGCTGCCCCCAACGGCGAAGTATCTAATCTACGCAAACTTACTGATGGCGCCATTAAAATCATTCGTGGGCTAGATGCAGTTGGGGAGACCAGCCGTGACTGCTGGGCGATTCATCTTGTACTGGCTAAAATTGATCCCGACTCTAGAAGGAAGTGGATAGAGGACACCAGAGGAGCTGCGACGCCAACTGTTACAGACTTGTTTAAATTCCTTGATGATCGTTGCGAGGATTTTGAATTAAGCCAAGCTACATCGGCAATCAAACTCGATCCTGGCAGCCACACAGACAAGCCTGCCAAAACGAAGCGCGCACTTATTGCAGTGAACAGTGGCAATTGTG ACATTTTACTGGGAAATGAACAAATTTGGTCCGTTCTGTCAGgtgataaaaaatatgacaccGATGGAAATATTATTGCCATCAGCTCGATTTTTGGATGGATAATCACTTCCGTTGCAATGCCGCATCCATTAACTGCCAACACGCTCGTGACTACTGTTGACATAAACGCCTCTCTTCAACGCTTTTGGGAGATCGAGGATAACACTGACCACAAACAACAAGACCCTTCGCACGAAAAAGTGGAGCAGCACTTTTTGACCACACATTCCCGAGACCCAGACGGCAAATACATCGTTAAATTGCCTTTCAAACACGAAAGCCGAGAGTTTGGAGACAGCCTGCACGGCGCTGGGTCACGCTTCTATGCTGTGGAACGTCGCCTACAGCGTGATATGGAGCTACGCAAGcaatattcaaaatttatgaaCGAATATCTAAGCCTAGGTCATATGCGTAAGCTGGCCCCAGAAGAATGCAATACATCAGGCAAAACGTTTTACATGCCACACCACCCAGTTCTAGGAAAGAAGCTGCTCGTGGTATTTGACGGGTCATTTGAAGACGTAAACGGCCACGCTCTAAATGATGCCTTACACATTGGGCCCAGCATTCAAC ATCTGCACCGCAACTTTCAACGGATCGTATGGAGAGATGCCCCGAATGATCCTCTTCAACACTTTCAACTCTGCACAGTTACCTATGGAACAAGCTGTGCACCGTTTCTTGCTGTCAGGGTACTGGAACAACTAGCGCGAGACCACCAGGATGAGTTTCCCacagcatcaaaaattgtgCTTGAGGACTTTTACGTTGACGATGTCCTTACTGGCGCAGAAACTGAAGACGAAATACTTAGCCGCCGCGACGAACTCATCCAGCTGATGTCCAAGGCTAAGCTTGAGCTTGGCAAATGGGTGTCCAACAGCAGCCGCCTCAGCCACACCATACAAGAGGAGCTCCCAATAACCAGTGCGGTGAAGGTTTTAGGAATGCATTGGAATCCCCAAGACGACGTCCTGTCCTACAAGACTTCACTTTCCACGGAACCAGAAGCTACTAAACGGCAAGTATTGTCAGATGTCTCACGAATTTTCGATCCTCTAGGTATTCTGGCGCCTGTGGTAGTACAGTTCAAAATCCTTTTCCAAGAACTTTGGCTACTTGACCTGGACTGGGATTCAAAGCTCCCACCGAAGCTGGCTGAGTGGTGGCAGACCTGTCGCGACGATATTAACTGCATAACAAACCTAAGCATTCCACGTTTTGTACCCAGCGAATCGGGAAAAATCGAATTACATGGATTTTCAGACGCGTCTATAAAGGCATATGCCGCTGTCGTATACAGCCGTGTAAGCAACGCAGACGGCACCTGCTGGGTGTCACTTATGGCAGCCAAAACACGTGGTGCGCCACTGAAGCAACAAAGTCTTCCTTGGCTGGAACTCTGTGGAGCGCTATTGCTCACTCGCCTTCTCCGAGCTGTTAAGGAGGGCTTACAGCACAAGGACATAATTGTGCATGCTTGGTGCGATTCCACGATTGTCCTTTCGTGGCTGTCGCACACCCCATCAAAGCTGAAAACCTTTATTGCCAACCGTACTTCGGAGATCCTGGATGTCATACCACGCAGCGCATGGCATCACGTTGGCTCAAAAGATAACCCGGCTGATTGCGCATCGAGGGGAATGCTAGCAGCCAATCTCATGAGCTATGAGCTGTGGTGGAAGGGTCCACATTGGCTACACCATAACGATCTACTTGCTTCAAAGCTTCGTAGTGGCAACAATCCCAACACAATTTTGGACACGCCCGTTATGGAAGGGCTGAAATCCTCTTCACTATGCAGCCGTATTGAATCTAAACCTGAAGCGTCCCCGATTGAGTGTCTATCGCTTCGAGTTTCTTCCTGGACCAAGCTGATTCGCTGCACTGCTTATGTTCTTCGCTTTATGAATCGAAGCAGAATGAAGAAGCGGATTCCGTCAAGCCTCACACTCACGTTTGAGGAAATCAGCGAGGCCCGCATATATTGTCTCAGGCACGCTCAAGAAGGCTTCTCATCCGATATACACCTGTTGAAAAGGGGAAAAGCTGTTGCAAATTCGTCAACACTTCGAACACTTTCACCCATGGTTTGCAAGAACGGCCTGCTTCGTGTAGGTGGATGCCTCTCAAACTCGCTACTACCGGAGGAAGTCATGCATCCAATTATTCTGCCAAAAGGTCATCGCATTTCTGTGCTTATTTTGGAGCACGAGCACAGGATACATCTTCATCCAGGTGTGACAGCACTTTTCGTCATCGTTCGGCAACAATATTGGATAGTTGGCGCACGCAACATGATTCGCAAGCTTACACATTCTTGTCACAAATGTTTTCGCCAACGCCACAAAACAGCTGATCAATACATGGCGGACTTGCCAGCTGTTCGGGTACGTCAAGCATATCCATTTGAAAATACTGGGTGCGACTATGCCGGACCGCTTCTGCTCAAGGTGCACAAGGGAAGGAATCCACGAAAGGAAAAAGGATACATCTGCCTATTTGTCTGCCTAGTGAGCTCCGCAATTCATTTGGAGTTGGCTACAGATCTCAGCACGGAGACATTTCTCGCTACACTTCGTCGTTTTATCTCCCGTCGAGGCAAGTGTACCCACATCATCAGCGACAACGGTCGCAACTTTGTGGGAGCTAAGAAGGTGTTAGACGACAT CGAGGGTATCAAATGGAGTTTCATACCACCGCACGCACCCCACTGGGGcggaaaatggaaatcaaCTGTTCGCTCCGTAAAGCTTCATCTGCGTCGTGTCATCGGGAATTCCATCCTCACATTTGAGCAGATGCACACCCTTCTGGCTCAAATTGAGTGCGTCGTCAATTCACGCCCTCTCTTCGCTACGTCAGACACCGAGGTTTCCTACTTGTCACCCGCACACCTGCTGATTGGACGCCCTTATACATCAGTTCCAGAGGGCGATCTTGGCCACATAGCAGTTAACCGACTGGATTACTGGCAAAATGTACAGGCAATGCTACAAGGCTTTTGGGAGAGATGGCATCAGGAGTACCTCACTACACTTCAACAGCGCCCTAAGTGGAATACGGAGAGGAAGAACGTTGCTACTGGGGATATGGCGATCATCAAGGATTCAAATACACTCCCCGCTGCTTGGGCTTTGGCGCGCGTAATTGAAGTCTATCCGGGCAAGGACGGGCTGGTACGCGCCGTAAAGCTGCGAGCTTCATCAGGAGAACCTGTTAGACCCATTTCTAAAATTGCCATTCTGCCTAATTCAGAAACTTAG
- the LOC138912140 gene encoding uncharacterized protein, protein MADLPAVRVLQAYPFENTGCDYAGPLLLKVHKGRNPRKEKGYICLFVCLVSSAIHLELATDLSTETFLATLRRFISRRGKCTHIISDNGRNFVGAKKVLDDIEGIKWSFIPPHAPHWGGKWKSTVRSVKLHLRRVIGNSILTFEQMHTLLAQIECVVNSRPLFATSDTEVSYLSPAHLLIGRPYTSVPEGDLGHIAVNRLDYWQNVQAMLQGFWERWHQEYLTTLQQRPKWNTERKNVATGDMAIIKDSNTLPAAWALARVIEVYPGKDGLVRAVKLRASSGEPVRPISKIAILPNSET, encoded by the exons ATGGCGGACTTGCCAGCTGTTCGGGTACTTCAAGCATATCCATTTGAAAATACTGGGTGCGACTATGCCGGACCGCTTCTGCTCAAGGTGCACAAGGGAAGGAATCCACGAAAGGAAAAAGGATACATCTGCCTATTTGTCTGCCTAGTGAGCTCCGCAATTCATTTGGAGTTGGCTACAGATCTCAGCACGGAGACATTTCTCGCTACACTTCGTCGTTTTATCTCCCGTCGAGGCAAGTGTACCCACATCATCAGCGACAACGGTCGCAACTTTGTGGGAGCTAAGAAGGTGTTAGACGACAT CGAGGGTATCAAATGGAGTTTCATACCACCGCACGCACCCCACTGGGGcggaaaatggaaatcaaCTGTTCGCTCCGTAAAGCTTCATCTGCGTCGTGTCATCGGGAATTCCATCCTCACATTTGAGCAGATGCACACCCTTCTGGCTCAAATTGAGTGCGTCGTCAATTCACGCCCTCTCTTCGCTACGTCAGACACCGAGGTTTCCTACTTGTCACCCGCACACCTGCTGATTGGACGCCCTTATACATCAGTTCCAGAGGGCGATCTTGGCCACATAGCAGTTAACCGACTGGATTACTGGCAAAATGTACAGGCAATGCTACAAGGCTTTTGGGAGAGATGGCATCAGGAGTACCTCACTACACTTCAACAGCGCCCTAAGTGGAATACGGAGAGGAAGAACGTTGCTACTGGGGATATGGCGATCATCAAGGATTCAAATACACTCCCCGCTGCTTGGGCTTTGGCGCGCGTAATTGAAGTCTATCCGGGCAAGGACGGGCTGGTACGCGCCGTAAAGCTGCGAGCTTCATCAGGAGAACCTGTTAGACCCATTTCTAAAATTGCCATTCTGCCTAATTCAGAAACTTAG